Genomic window (Methanobrevibacter ruminantium):
ATGTACCAACCGATAAGTCCGACAATTAAAATTGCAAACCATGCATATCCACCAGCTGAAATAGCAAGAATACCAGTAATTATCATAGTTAAGAATGCAGTAGAAGCACCACATTTAAGAGTTCTTACTTGGTCTTCGTTTGGTCCTAAACATGCGTTGAATGGGTGTTGGATAGCCATAGTACATAATATGTAAAAGATAGCAATAAATCCAGGAGCAATTACAGCAGATAAAAGTAAGTCAATTGAGTATCCGCCTGCAATAGCAGCAGAGAATCCTAAAACAGATAATGCTGCAGCACCTGCAATTTCTGCAGTGCATCTTTCCATAACAGGAATTTTCATACCAACAATTTTTTTAGCTACAATAGCCACTAATAATCCAATAAGCATTGCAAAGATCAATGCAAGAATAGGTCCAGCAATTTCTAATC
Coding sequences:
- the mtrC gene encoding tetrahydromethanopterin S-methyltransferase subunit MtrC; its protein translation is MSAGGSGAPAEGAVDANVMLAIGIIGGLLGIYLSGINPVIGPVLSCLGAVCAILWGVIAIRSVASYGLGTGVPSIGYMSLGIGVIGALAGVGIIAAFKLTGLEIAGPILALIFAMLIGLLVAIVAKKIVGMKIPVMERCTAEIAGAAALSVLGFSAAIAGGYSIDLLLSAVIAPGFIAIFYILCTMAIQHPFNACLGPNEDQVRTLKCGASTAFLTMIITGILAISAGGYAWFAILIVGLIGWYISFKMFVNASCEAAASVKWAGLWPKVEE